GCCCGGTGTGCACGAGCACTTCGTCGAAGCTGCGACGAAACGCTGCCGAGAGCACGGCGATCTTGATGAACTGTGGTCGCGCGCCGACGACGGAGACGACTTTCATTCGTTGCTACGCGGTGGTGGCCACTCCGCTGATGGCCTTGAGAACGGTTTCCGCGATTCGGGTGGTCTGCGCTTCGGTGAGCTCCGGATACATGGGCAGGCTGAGCACCTGCGTGGCAGCGGCTTCGGTCTGCGGAAGCGATCCGTGCCGGTGCGGCAGGGTGGCGTAGAGCTTCTGCAGGTGCACCGGGATGGGGTAGTAGATCATGCTGGCGATGCCGGCCGCCTGCAGGGCATCTTTGATCGCGTCACGCTGGGGATGGCGCAGCGTGTACTGGTGATACACGTGGTGACCGTGCTCGCTCTCGGCCGGCGTCACGATGCCGCTGCCGGACAGGGCCGCCGTGTAGCGGCGCGCGGCGGCGCGCCGACCTTCGTTCCACCGATCGAGATGCGGCAGCTTCACCCGCAGGATGGCGGCCTGTATCGTGTCGAGACGGCTGTTGAACCCGAGGATGTCGTTGTGGTATCGCACCTGGCTGCCGTGCGACGCGATGGCGCGCATGCGGCGGGCGAGCTGCTCGTCACGGGTCGTGATGATGCCACCGTCGCCGAAGCACCCAAGATTCTTGCTGGGGAAGAACGAGAAGCAGCCCACGGTACCCATGGTGCCCACCTTGCGGCCGCGCCACGTGGCGCCGGTGGCCTGGGCGCAGTCTTCGATGACCGCGAGCTTGTGCTTGTCGGCGATGGCCAGTATCGCGTCCATGTCGGCGGGGTTGCCGTAGAGGTGCACCGGCATGATGGCGCGGGTGCGCGGCGTGATGGCCGCCTCGATGGCGGCGGGGTCGATGTTGTATGACGTGGGATCGATGTCGACGAAGACCGGCGTGACCCCGTTCATCGAGATGGCGCCCGAGGTGGCGATGAACGTGAACGATGTGGTGATGATCTCGTCACCGGGCCCGAGTCCGAGGGCGCGTATGGCGATGTGCAGGGCGTCGGTGCCATTGGCGCAGGCCACCGTGAACGGCACGTCGTTGTAGCCGGCGAACTCGCATTCGAGCTTGCCCACGTCTGCACCGTTGATGTAGGCCGCGCTGGCCATGACATCGCACACGACGCTCTTGAACTGCTCTTCGAGTGTCGTGTACTGCAGCTTGAGGTCGACCATCGGGATGCTGTCGCTCATGAGTGCACCTGTTCCTTTGTGTTTTCAACGGGTCCGAGCAGCTGTTCGGCGGGAACCGGTCGCTGCGGGCGGGCGGGAGAGCCATAGACGACGGTGGCTTTGGGCACGTCGCGGGTGACCACCGAACCAGCGCCCACCACGGCCTCCACGTCGACGGTCACGCCGGGGAGCAGCACGGCGTTGCCGCCGATGCGCGCGCGTGACTTCACGGTGGCGCCCTTGCGATGCTTGAAGCGCTCCTCCGTGCGGGCCATGTAGTTGTCGTTGGTGGTGGAGACGGTGGGGGCGATGAAGACGTTGTCTTCAAGAGTGGAAAGCGCCGTGATGTAGGCTTCGGCCTGGATCTTTGTGTAGTCGCCGATGCTGCACTGGTTCTCGACCGTGACGCCGCGACCCACGATGACCGCTCTGCCGATGGTGCAGTTCTCGCGAATCGACGCCAGGTCGGCCACGTATACCTGCTCGCCGTAGGTGCTGCCCGCGTAGAGCACGACGAGGGCGCCGACCGTGCTGGCGTCACCGATGCGCAGGGGCGGCAGAGCGGCACCGCTCAGGTCGCCGCGTGTCTTCAGCGTGCTGGTGGCGGGAATGGCGGGCTGACGACCCACCACGCTGTTGTCGCCGATCTGGCAGCGGGCGCCGATGTGCGTGTCGCGGTGCACCACGACGCCGTGCCCGATGGTCGTGTCGTCGCCGATGACGACACCCTCCTCGATGACGGCGAAGCGTCCGACGGTGACGTTGCTACCGAGCCGCGCAGATTCGTGAATGAAGTTCATCTTGCTGCTCTACCTCGATCCATTCTCCGCCCTTGCGGAGAGATGTGGTTGTTGATTGAAGGATCTCGACCACGGCCACCCCTTGCGTGGCGGGGGAGCGCGGCGTGGTTCGATCACGCACGCAGTCCAGGAAGTGCTGGCACTCTCGCGCCAGGGGCTCGAATGCATCGAGCACGGGGGTCTCGGTGCTCTGAACCTCGGTCTTCAGGGTCTGCAGATCGACCGTCTGGCGAACGATCTGCAGGGGTGCAGCGGCCAGCTCGTCGATGATGGCGCAGGCCTTCTCGCCCACCACCTTCAGCTTGCGCACGCGTTCCGGCTCGAGCCAGCCCACCTGGATCGAGGCCAGACGACCGGAGGGGAAGCGCATCTGCATCCAGGAGACGTCTTCCACATCGGGGTGAAGGAAGCCGCGTCCGGTGCACGACACGGCTTCCGGCCACTCGTCGAGCAGATGCAGCATCACCGCGATGTCATGACAGGCGAAGCTCCAGAGCACGTTCTCCTCGCGGCGCACGCGACCCAGGTTGAGGCGCTGGGCGTGCAGATAGCGGATGGGGCCGAGCTCGGTCAGCCGCTCGCGAAGCCGCTCCACCGCGGGGGTGTAGAGCAGCAGATGCCCGACCATGGCGATTCGATCGCGCGCCTGCGCGTGTCGCGCCAGGCTTCGCGCGTCTTCGACCGAGACGGTCATGGGCTTCTCCACGAAGACATCGCGGTCGTCCTCGAGGGCGGCCATGGCCAAGGCGTGGTGCGTGAACGGGGGCGTGGTGACGAAGACAGGGAGCTTCGGGAAGGCGGCCAGCATGTCAGTCAGGCCAGCGTACACGGGTACGCCAGGGAAGACTTCCGCGAGCTGTGTCCTGCGCGATTCGCTCATCTCGCACACGGCCGCCAGCGCGCCCATCTGGTGCAGGGTTCGGATGACGTTCTGGCCCCAGGCGCCTCCGCCGACCACCAGCGCTCGCTGGCGGGTCGTGGCCTCAGAGGATGAAGACATGCTTCTCTCCTCTGGCGCCCGTGGCGTTGTGGGTATCGATCACCAGTCGGGATTCGCGCACGATTCTGGTGAAATCGTAGGTGCTGTGGTCGGTGGCGATGATGACGCAGTCGTATGTGCCGAGCTCGCCCAGGCTCGTCGACGTGTACGACTTGCCGCTCACCTCGATGTGGGGAAGGAACTCGTCGTTGTAGGAGACGTCCGCGCCGCGCTTCTCGAGGAGCTCGATGATCTTGAGGGAGGGCGACTCGCGTGCGTCGGCCACGTCACGCTTGTAGGCCGCGCCGAGCACGAGCACCTTCGAGCCGCGAAGCGGTCGGTAGACCGTGCCGAGGGCGTCGATGACCATGTCGATGACGCGCTCGGGCATCTGCATGTTGATCTCGCCGGCGAGCTCGATGAAACGGGTCTGGAAATCGTATTCGCGCGCCTTCCAGGTCAGGTAGAACGGGTCGATGGGAATGCAGTGCCCACCCAGGCCGGGGCCAGGATAGAAGGGCATGTAGCCATACGGCTTGGTGGAGGCGAGGCGGATGACCTCCCAGATGTCGACGTCCATTCGGCGCGAGAGCAGCGCCAGCTCGTTCACCAGGGCGATGTTCACGCAGCGGAAGATGTTCTCGAGCAGCTTCACCATCTCCGCGACCCGCGCGCTTGACGCCACGTGAACCTCGCTGATGATCTGGGCGTACAGCTCGCGGGTGAGCTCAGAGCACTGCGGGGTGACGCCACCGATGATCTTCGGGGTGTTCGACGTACCGAAGGTCTTGTTGCCGGGGTCGACGCGCTCGGGAGAGAAGGCCAGGTAGAAGTCCTTGCCAGCTTGAAGGTCTCGTGCGGTGAACATGGGCAGGAGAACTTCGTCGGTGGTGCCGGGGTAGGTGGTGCTCTCGAGCACCACCAGCTGCCCCTTGCGAAGGCGGGCGGCCACATCGCGCCCCACCGAGGTGACGTAGCTGATGTCCGGCTCGCGGTTGCGTGTCAGCGGCGTGGGAACGCAGATGATGATGACGTCGCGATTCGACAGCTCGTCGAGATCTGACCCGGCCACCAGCCGACCGGCCTCGACCTGCTCGCGCACCAGGGCATTCTGGTTGTTGATGTAGTCGATGCCCTCGTTGACCCGGCTGATCTTCGACCTGTTGCCGTCGATGCCGTAGACCGAGAAGCCGACGCGGGCGAACTCGAGCGCCAGGGGAAGGCCCACATAGCCCAGGCCGATGATGCCGATGCGCGCGGTGCGCGTGCGAAGCTTCTCGCTGAGATTCTGACCCGATTCAACACTGAGCATGTGAGACTCCAGAAGGGTGCCGTGGGGTTGGCGCGAGGTTCGTCGGCCGAGTTGAGCGACGAGGAACGCCCGAGTCCCTCGCGGGACAGCCGCTCACGCCCCGTCGTTCGGGTCGAGAGGGCAAAAAACGCGCATAGATGTTGACGATGCCCGTAGTTGACTCCTCCTTTTGGCGCTGCGCGTTTGGTCGCCTACGGGACGAGGGTCTGGCGGGCCAGGTCGAACCAGGGACCGAGGTGGCGCATCCAGGGCAGGCACTCGAACAGCCGGAACCCGAGTCGCAGCCGATAGTTGACGCTTCGAAGGCGCGCCCACCAGCGCGCGCGGGGGTGTGAGAGGTAGGCGCTGACGGCTTTCACGAAGGCATCGGTATCGCTGTCTTGCGCGATCGCCTGCGCGCGCGAGTCTCGCATCACAGGAGGGTGCGACCAGGTGTAGGGGATGCATTGTGGCGCGTGGTCGACGAACATGGTGGATGAAGCCTGTGCCGCCAGTTGCCCGTCCTTGTAGGTCTTGTCTCCCAGTCTCTGGTAGAGCCGCCACTTGTCGAGGATCTCCTGGTTGGGGCGAACGTATCCGTAGTGGTGATACACGTAGGGGAGGCAGAGGCGACGTCCACGCACACCTTGCAGCTGCTCATGCACATCGCGCTCGTAGCGCGTCTCGGGCGTGAGCCGGAAGAACAGGTTGTGACGTCGGTCGAGGGAGATGTAGTAGTCGAGGGTCTGCAGGAACTGCACCACGTAGGCGTCGACCACCCCCACCGAGGGAGGCAGTGACGCGAGAACGCCGCGGGTCACGGTTTCAAGCCCCCCGCCGTGAACCTCATCGGCGTCGACCATGAAGATCCAGGCGTCGTGATGGCCCTGGCGCCGAACCGCATCGAGGCAGTGGTTGCGCGCGCGGGCGAACCCTTCGAAGGGCGCGTCGACGATCTCCATGCGCTGGCTCCGGAAGAGCGCGGAGGCTTCGAGAACGGCACGATTCGCGCACAGTGGGTCGCCGC
The sequence above is a segment of the Pseudomonadota bacterium genome. Coding sequences within it:
- a CDS encoding DegT/DnrJ/EryC1/StrS family aminotransferase, which codes for MVDLKLQYTTLEEQFKSVVCDVMASAAYINGADVGKLECEFAGYNDVPFTVACANGTDALHIAIRALGLGPGDEIITTSFTFIATSGAISMNGVTPVFVDIDPTSYNIDPAAIEAAITPRTRAIMPVHLYGNPADMDAILAIADKHKLAVIEDCAQATGATWRGRKVGTMGTVGCFSFFPSKNLGCFGDGGIITTRDEQLARRMRAIASHGSQVRYHNDILGFNSRLDTIQAAILRVKLPHLDRWNEGRRAAARRYTAALSGSGIVTPAESEHGHHVYHQYTLRHPQRDAIKDALQAAGIASMIYYPIPVHLQKLYATLPHRHGSLPQTEAAATQVLSLPMYPELTEAQTTRIAETVLKAISGVATTA
- a CDS encoding N-acetyltransferase; this encodes MNFIHESARLGSNVTVGRFAVIEEGVVIGDDTTIGHGVVVHRDTHIGARCQIGDNSVVGRQPAIPATSTLKTRGDLSGAALPPLRIGDASTVGALVVLYAGSTYGEQVYVADLASIRENCTIGRAVIVGRGVTVENQCSIGDYTKIQAEAYITALSTLEDNVFIAPTVSTTNDNYMARTEERFKHRKGATVKSRARIGGNAVLLPGVTVDVEAVVGAGSVVTRDVPKATVVYGSPARPQRPVPAEQLLGPVENTKEQVHS
- a CDS encoding gfo/Idh/MocA family oxidoreductase, which translates into the protein MSSSSEATTRQRALVVGGGAWGQNVIRTLHQMGALAAVCEMSESRRTQLAEVFPGVPVYAGLTDMLAAFPKLPVFVTTPPFTHHALAMAALEDDRDVFVEKPMTVSVEDARSLARHAQARDRIAMVGHLLLYTPAVERLRERLTELGPIRYLHAQRLNLGRVRREENVLWSFACHDIAVMLHLLDEWPEAVSCTGRGFLHPDVEDVSWMQMRFPSGRLASIQVGWLEPERVRKLKVVGEKACAIIDELAAAPLQIVRQTVDLQTLKTEVQSTETPVLDAFEPLARECQHFLDCVRDRTTPRSPATQGVAVVEILQSTTTSLRKGGEWIEVEQQDELHSRICAAR
- a CDS encoding nucleotide sugar dehydrogenase → MLSVESGQNLSEKLRTRTARIGIIGLGYVGLPLALEFARVGFSVYGIDGNRSKISRVNEGIDYINNQNALVREQVEAGRLVAGSDLDELSNRDVIIICVPTPLTRNREPDISYVTSVGRDVAARLRKGQLVVLESTTYPGTTDEVLLPMFTARDLQAGKDFYLAFSPERVDPGNKTFGTSNTPKIIGGVTPQCSELTRELYAQIISEVHVASSARVAEMVKLLENIFRCVNIALVNELALLSRRMDVDIWEVIRLASTKPYGYMPFYPGPGLGGHCIPIDPFYLTWKAREYDFQTRFIELAGEINMQMPERVIDMVIDALGTVYRPLRGSKVLVLGAAYKRDVADARESPSLKIIELLEKRGADVSYNDEFLPHIEVSGKSYTSTSLGELGTYDCVIIATDHSTYDFTRIVRESRLVIDTHNATGARGEKHVFIL
- a CDS encoding glycosyltransferase, producing MPTIATLLVGARPEPFLAAALASLNDAVDRIVVNDNSGDPLCANRAVLEASALFRSQRMEIVDAPFEGFARARNHCLDAVRRQGHHDAWIFMVDADEVHGGGLETVTRGVLASLPPSVGVVDAYVVQFLQTLDYYISLDRRHNLFFRLTPETRYERDVHEQLQGVRGRRLCLPYVYHHYGYVRPNQEILDKWRLYQRLGDKTYKDGQLAAQASSTMFVDHAPQCIPYTWSHPPVMRDSRAQAIAQDSDTDAFVKAVSAYLSHPRARWWARLRSVNYRLRLGFRLFECLPWMRHLGPWFDLARQTLVP